ATTTAATTGGTACTGATTTGAGCAATGCTAACTTAAAAGATGCAGATTTGGCAGGAGCAAAACTCATCCGCAGCAATCTTGGTTTTGCTAACCTAATTGGTGTTAATTTAATTACTGCTGACATGAGTGAAGCCAATTTGTATGAATCCGAACTAATGCAAGCTTACCTTTACCAAGCTAATTTTTATAAAGCTAATTTAACCAACTCACATTTAGGAAGTTCATATCTATTCAGAGCTAATTTGAGTGAGGCGAATTTGATGAATGCTGATTTAACTTGGGCTAATTTGAAATATGCAAATTTGGCAGGTGCAAATCTTCAAGGTGCGAATCTGAGAGGTGCAAATTTAACAGGTGCTAACCTCAAGGGTGCGAATTTACAAGATGCAATTATGCCAAGTCTTTATGGATGTGATTAGAATCAGCAAAGTATATCACTTAAACCTATAAGTTATTTAAATATAATTTACACAAAAAAGGTAAACATCTAGTTTTTTCGCAATAAGTCTAAGTTTTTTCTCAATAATATTGACAATTTATCGCAAATCTCCAACGATTTTACTAGGCTCTTGACTTCTTAACTGGTTATGGTAATATTATGTGTGAATAATCCAAGGGGTTATTATGTCTGAATTAAGATTTTCAGGATTTTAAAATTTACAAGATGTAAACTCACATCTTGCACCAAGCCCAGGTGATTAGAAAGATACTGCTAGACAAACTAAGTCCGTCTGCACGGACTCACAGAAAATCAAGGGTTTGAAACCCACGCAGGTGGGTTTTGTATGTATAGCCGTGACTTCCAGTCGCCTGGTGCAAGATGTGAGTAAATATAAAAAAATCTTGTTCATCCATTAATCCTACAAATCCTGATTCTGACAAAAAAAGGTCTATTTATAAAATATTTCTGCACAATAAAGAATCTTTCTTTTCTCTTCAGTAAAATTCTTTTTCAGATTGTTGATTAAAGTTCCATCATGGATGGTTTTTTTGTGCTGGTAATGTAAAAATTTATTTAATTCCGCAAAGATTTGGACTGAATTGCTACCGACAACATTCACATAGTCTAGATTGTGTAAATTATGCCATTCCCTATATATGTTTAGAATATAATTTTGACAATATGCACAAAATTTTGGCATTATTTCCAAACATCAATCATATCTTAGAGTCTAATTACTATATACCCCACGGGCATTGCTACCTTTGGCAAACTCCCCTAGTGGGATTGCATTTAGTGAGTGATGCGTTAATTGCGATCGCCTATTTCTCGATACCGGCAATGCTGATCTATTTTGTCAGCAAGCGGAATGATATTCCCTTCTCCAATGTTTTTGTCTTATTTGGTGCATTCATTATCCTCTGTGGTACAGGGCATCTCCTCGACATTTGGACGTTGTGGCATCCAGACTACTGGATTTCCGGCATTGAACGCGCCTTAACTGCCCTAGTTTCTTGCTATACAGCTTTACAGCTAGTAGAACTGCTACCGCAATTTTTGTCACTGCGAACACCAGAACAGCTAGAAGCCATCAACCAGGAATTAGAAAAGCAAGTAACAGAACGGCAACGCACCGAGGAAACCTTGCGAATGATTGTGACTGGAACTGCTTCTGTAACTGGTAACGATTTTTTTCCGGCTCTAGTGCAGAATCTGGCAACAGCACTCGATGTTAACTACGTTATGGTGTCGGAAGCAGTAGATAACTCCCTATCAAAACTGCGTACCCTTGCCCTCTGGTCTGTTTCTAATTTAGTAGAAAACATTGAATATGACTTAGTGGGTACTCCCTGCCAAACCGTAGTTGAGGAAAAATTACTGTATTCTTATCCAAATAATTTACAGGATTTGTTTCCCAATGCCCCATTACTCCAAGAAATGGACGCACAGAGCTACGTGGGTGTACCCTTGCTGGATAGGGATCAGCAGGTGATTGGCAATCTCTGCATTATAGATGTCAAACCCTTTCTTACGGATGAACGCACCAAAGCAATTTTCAGTGTCTTCGCCGCCAGGGCATCTGCTGAACTACAACGTAAATGGGCAGAAGAAGAAAAACGCCAAGCTTATGAGGATCTGGAATTCCGAGTTGAGGAGCGCACTACTGAACTTGTGAGAGCTAATAACGCTTTAGAAAGCGAAATTAGTGAACGTATTGCGGCGGAAGAGGCGATGAGAGTGATGGCAGAACGGGAAAAAGCCATCAACGGCATAATTTTACGAATGCGTCAAACCCTGAATCTAGAATCTATTTTCCATGTCACCACCACTGAATTACGTCAAGCCGTTGGGTGCGATCGCGTTCTCATTTACCGCTTTCAACCGGACTGGAGTGGAGAATTAGTGTCTGAGTCTGTCGCTGATGATTGGACTATGATGCTACCGACACGAGCAAATGATCCCAAACTCACCAAGGTGGCCGTAAATCAACCTAACTGTATCACAACTTTACTTAGCACTTCTGATATATTGATCCGTGATACCTACTTACAGGAAAACAAAGGCGGTTTACTACGCCAAAAAAACAGCTATTACTGTGTTAGCGACATCTACGCCGCAGGATTTGATTCTTGCTATCTCAATCTTCTCGAAGAGTTGCAAGCACGGGCTTACATTATCACCCCCATCTTCTGTAAACAGCAAATTTGGGGCTTGTTAGCAGTTTATCAAAATGGCCATCCCCGACAGTGGCAAGAGGCAGAAATAGGAATTGTCACCCAAATAGGTAATCAGCTAGGGGTGGCTGTGCAGCAGGCAGAATTATTTGCTCAAACCCAGCAACAAGCAGAGGAACTAAAAATAGCCAAAGAAGCCGCAGACAAGGCTAACCGGGCAAAAAGTGAGTTTCTAGCAAATATGAGTCATGAACTGCGTACTCCCCTGAACGCCATTCTCGGCTTTACTCAGTTGATGCAGCCGGATCAATCCCTGAGTTTTGACCATCAACAGTATATTGAAATCATTAACAACAGTGGTGAACATCTGTTAGCACTAATTGATGATGTGCTAGAGATGTCTAAAATCGAAGCCGGAAGAATCACACTCTATGAAACAGAGTTTGATTTACACAAGTTGCTCTTCAGTTTGGCAGCCATGCTGCAACTAAAAGCACAATCCAAGGGTCTACAACTGAGTTTTGATTTTCATCCTTCAGTACCCCAGTACATCAAAACCGATGAGAATAAACTGCGTCAGGTATTAATCAACCTGCTAGGCAATGCCATCAAGTTTACTGAACAAGGTAGTGTCATCCTCAGAGTAAGAAAAGAGGCAGCAGTTGAAAAGCTAATCTCCCTATCTCCCCAATCCCCAATCACCAATCTCTGGTTTGAAGTTGAAGACACTGGGCCTGGGATTGCCCCAGAAGAACTGGGTGATTTATTTCAGGCATTTCAGCAAACACGAGCGGGACATAAATCTAAACAGGGTACAGGTTTAGGTTTAAAGATCAGTCAGAAGTTTGTAGAATTGATGGGCGGTGAAATTGCTGTTATTAGTAAACTAGGTCAAGGTAGTAGTTTCAGGTTTCACATTCAGGCTGGTTTAGCTCCAGCAACCCCCACTTTTCATTCATTTACCCCTGATGATGTAGTTAGCATTGCTCCGGGGCAGAACTATCGGATTTTGATTGCTGAGGATAATGCTACCAACCGATTGCTACTGAGCCGCGTCTTAAAAAATCTAGGTCTGGAAGTGCAAGAAGCTGAAAACGGACAGGTTGCGATCGCTCTTTGGCAGCAATGGCAACCTCACCTGATTTTTATGGATATGCAGATGCCCATCCTCGACGGTTATGCAGCTACTCAACAAATTCGGCGTTGGGAACAAGAATTAGTAGAACCTGGAGAAAGACCCAACCCCACAAAAATCATTGCCCTAACTGCAAGCGCCTTTACTGAACAGCGACAGGAAAGCTTGAGCGCAGGCTGTGATGACTTTGTTAGCAAACCATTCAGCAGGGAAGAAATTTTAGAAACTCTATCCCAACATCTGCAAATTCAATATCTGCATAAATCAAATTCAGTAAATGAGATCAGCCCTAACTCTTTAGCTCACAAACCGGAATTTATTCTCAATACCGTTGCTTTGGGTATCATGTCGGATGAATGGATGGCCGAGTTATATTTCGCCGCCGCCCAAGGTAACGATAGCAGATGTCTCCACCTCATTAATCAAATCCCACCTGAACACACTGCGTTAATTACGGCTTTAACCAGATTGATTGAAACCTATCAATTTGACCAATTGATGACACTAACTCAGCCAGCTAACAGTTAACAGTTATCACTTATAGGACTCCTATTTGATTTTTGTTCAAAAATCAGTATACCTTTATTCCTTCTTTCCTGTTCCCTGTTCCCTGTTCCCTGTTCCCTGTTCCCTGTTCCCTGCCTCTACGAGTAAGTATGGCTACGCCACGCTCCGCGAACAAGAATCAAACCGGATTGCCATATCACTGTTTACCATTCTCTATCACCTGCCACTTTCAACGTAAAGTTATGAGCAATAAAAGCCCAGAACATCAACCTTCACCACAAACCACTCAGACTAATATTTTGATTGTTGATGATGTTATAGAAAACATTCGTCTCCTCTCTAGCATTTTGGAGCGTAATGGATACCAGACCCGTAAAGCAATTAGTGGAGCAATGGCTCTAACTACTGTTGAAGCATCTCCACCCAGTCTGATTTTGTTAGATGTGAGAATGCCTGATATTAACGGCTATCAAGTTTGTCAACAACTAAAATCAAACCCGAACACTGCCCATATTCCCATCATTTTCCTAAGTGCAGCTGATGCTGTTGCCGATAAAGTCCAAGCTTTTCAAGTAGGTGGTGCAGACTATATTACTAAGCCATTTTATATAGAAGAGGTATTGGCAAGGGTTGAACATCAATTAACCATTATTAAAGCTCAACAAACAATTTGTGATCTGAATGCAAAGCTAGAGGAACTTGCCAGTTTTATCAACTCAAACTTGAGCAGCAAATCTATGGAATTTCAGCAAATTACAAATGTATCTGTTTAGGTAGGGTC
The genomic region above belongs to Anabaena sphaerica FACHB-251 and contains:
- a CDS encoding pentapeptide repeat-containing protein — translated: MASREHLALLQAGAVTWTGWRQRNPQIEIDLSTANLEGENFRGANLQGVNLTKVNLSHALLVRTNLSGANLSSANLSQAKLIEANLSQANLSIANLSGATLTQANLSQVTLIGADLKAANFRGAVITDANLIGTDLSNANLKDADLAGAKLIRSNLGFANLIGVNLITADMSEANLYESELMQAYLYQANFYKANLTNSHLGSSYLFRANLSEANLMNADLTWANLKYANLAGANLQGANLRGANLTGANLKGANLQDAIMPSLYGCD
- a CDS encoding GAF domain-containing protein, whose product is MALFPNINHILESNYYIPHGHCYLWQTPLVGLHLVSDALIAIAYFSIPAMLIYFVSKRNDIPFSNVFVLFGAFIILCGTGHLLDIWTLWHPDYWISGIERALTALVSCYTALQLVELLPQFLSLRTPEQLEAINQELEKQVTERQRTEETLRMIVTGTASVTGNDFFPALVQNLATALDVNYVMVSEAVDNSLSKLRTLALWSVSNLVENIEYDLVGTPCQTVVEEKLLYSYPNNLQDLFPNAPLLQEMDAQSYVGVPLLDRDQQVIGNLCIIDVKPFLTDERTKAIFSVFAARASAELQRKWAEEEKRQAYEDLEFRVEERTTELVRANNALESEISERIAAEEAMRVMAEREKAINGIILRMRQTLNLESIFHVTTTELRQAVGCDRVLIYRFQPDWSGELVSESVADDWTMMLPTRANDPKLTKVAVNQPNCITTLLSTSDILIRDTYLQENKGGLLRQKNSYYCVSDIYAAGFDSCYLNLLEELQARAYIITPIFCKQQIWGLLAVYQNGHPRQWQEAEIGIVTQIGNQLGVAVQQAELFAQTQQQAEELKIAKEAADKANRAKSEFLANMSHELRTPLNAILGFTQLMQPDQSLSFDHQQYIEIINNSGEHLLALIDDVLEMSKIEAGRITLYETEFDLHKLLFSLAAMLQLKAQSKGLQLSFDFHPSVPQYIKTDENKLRQVLINLLGNAIKFTEQGSVILRVRKEAAVEKLISLSPQSPITNLWFEVEDTGPGIAPEELGDLFQAFQQTRAGHKSKQGTGLGLKISQKFVELMGGEIAVISKLGQGSSFRFHIQAGLAPATPTFHSFTPDDVVSIAPGQNYRILIAEDNATNRLLLSRVLKNLGLEVQEAENGQVAIALWQQWQPHLIFMDMQMPILDGYAATQQIRRWEQELVEPGERPNPTKIIALTASAFTEQRQESLSAGCDDFVSKPFSREEILETLSQHLQIQYLHKSNSVNEISPNSLAHKPEFILNTVALGIMSDEWMAELYFAAAQGNDSRCLHLINQIPPEHTALITALTRLIETYQFDQLMTLTQPANS
- a CDS encoding response regulator — protein: MSNKSPEHQPSPQTTQTNILIVDDVIENIRLLSSILERNGYQTRKAISGAMALTTVEASPPSLILLDVRMPDINGYQVCQQLKSNPNTAHIPIIFLSAADAVADKVQAFQVGGADYITKPFYIEEVLARVEHQLTIIKAQQTICDLNAKLEELASFINSNLSSKSMEFQQITNVSV